One Patescibacteria group bacterium genomic region harbors:
- a CDS encoding 50S ribosomal protein L27 → MAHKKAGGSTQNSRDSQPKYLGVKKFGGEKVVAGNIILRQKGMKYEPGTN, encoded by the coding sequence ATGGCTCATAAGAAAGCTGGTGGCTCCACCCAAAATTCGCGCGATTCGCAGCCGAAGTACCTCGGTGTGAAGAAATTCGGCGGTGAAAAAGTCGTCGCCGGAAATATCATCCTGCGCCAAAAAGGCATGAAATATGAGCCGGGAACGAAT